The following is a genomic window from Acidimicrobiales bacterium.
GTCGCCCTGCTCGTAGAGGATCGGCTCGCGCCCTTCGACCAAGATCGCGTAGCGCAGCCCCGGCTTCAGGCGGTTCCAGCCCGGGGTGAGCGTCGAGGTGATGTAGCGGACGTTCTCGTCGTACATGCACAGGATCGCCCCGAGGCCGTGGCGGCGCATCGCCTCGCGTGCCCGGCCGAGGCGGTACTCGCGCATGCGGGCCCAGTTGATGCGCTCCTGCCAGTCCATCCCGACCGTGCCGAACGAGGCCATGGCGCTCCTTTCCCCGCTCCCAGGCGGGCACGTCCCCGCCTCCCGGCGGGCAGGCGCTGCGATCTTATAAGATGTGGCGCGACGACCCGCAAGTCCGCCCAGCCCTCGAGGAGACGCGCATGGCCGCACGGGACACGCAGGTCGAGCCGCGGCTCTCGATCAGCGCGGCGACGACCTACGACGCCAGCTACGAGGAGGACCTCGCCGGCTACGCGGCCGCGGGCGTCGCCGGGATCGGCATCTGGGAGTACAAGATCGTGGGACGCGACGACGCTGCCCTCGTCGACGCGCTCGAGGCGAGCGGCCTGCGCGCGACCGTGTGCGTGCCCGGCGCGCCGAGCATGTTCCCGAACACGCTCTTCCCCGCGCCGGCCGACCCGCGGGACCGGCTGGCGAGCCTGCGCGCGTCGATCAAGCGCTTCGCCCGCTTCAACCCTGCCTCCTGCCTCGTGCTCGCCAGCTTCCCCCCGGACGACGACCCGGAACGGGCGCGTCCGGTGATCGTCGACGGCCTGCGCGCCGCCGCGGAGACCGCCGGCGAGGCGGGCGTGCGCCTCGTGCTCGAGCCGCTGCGCCGCGAGCTCGGGACGCTCGCGGTGCTGCCATCCGAGGCGCTGGCGCTCATCGAGGAGGTGGGCGCCACGAACATCGACCTCCTCCTCGACACGTGGCACTTCTGGGACCTCCCGGGGATCCGCGAGGAGCTCGCGGCGCACGTCGGGAGGATCGGCGCGGTGCAGATCAACGGGCGCGCGCCGCAGCCACGGTCGTGGTGCGACCGCCTCCTGCCCGGCGAGGGCGTGATCGACCTCCCGGGGTTCATCGCCACCTTGGAGTCGGCCGGCTACCGCGGCTGGTACGACGTCGAGGTCTTCTCGGACAACGGCCGCTACGGCGAGCGCTACCCCGACTCGCTGTGGGCGCTGCCCGCCGCGGAGGTGGCCCGGCGCGCCGTGGAGGGGTTCCGCCGGGCCTGGGCCGCCTACGAGCAGCGATGACCGGACCACGACGGCGGTATCGTGTGCCGTCGCGGCGTGCAGGGAGGAGACCGACGTGCGCCTGATCGACCTCTCCCAGGACATCTACGAGGGCATGATGGTCTACCCGGGCCACTCGAAGACCGCGCTGTGGGACCACGCCTCGCACGAGGAGACGGCCTCCCGCTTCGAGGGCGGCTTCTCGTTCCAGACCAAGGCGTTCACCATGAACGACAACGGCCCGACGCACGTGGACTCGTTCTCGCACCTCGACCCGACGCCCGGCGCGCTCACGATCGACCAGATGCCGCTCGAGCTGTTCATGGGGACGGGCGTGTGCCTCGACGTGAGCGACGTTCCGGCGCGCACCGACATCGAGGCGTCGCACCTCGACGAGGCGAACGACCGGTCGCCGGAGAAGGTGGCGCCCGGCGACGTCCTCCTCCTCTACACGGGCACCTGGAACCGCTACCGGGGCGAGCGTCGGTACCTCACCGAGCACCCGGGCCTCGGCGAGAGCGGGAGCCAGTGGATCCTCGACCACGGCGTGAAGATCTTCGGCGTGGACTCGCCGACGCCCGACAACCCCGTGAGCCGGACCTATCCGTGCCACATGATGTGCCGGCGGTCCTCCATCACGCACTACGAGAACCTCGCCAACCTCGACCAGGTCGCCGGACGGCGCTTCACCTTCATCGGCTTCCCGCTGAAGCTCCGAGGCGCCCACGGCGGCCCGACGCGCGCGGTCGCGCTCGTCGAGGACTGAGGCCGCGGTGTCACCCGCCGAGCCCGAGACCAGCGCGCCGAGGACGCGCAGACCGGCCAGGCCCCGGTCCGCGAGCGACTTCCTCGACGACACCCTCGGGCGGCGGACCGCGCACGAGCTCGTGCGCGAGCACCTGCGCCGCGCCATCCTGAGCGGGGCGGCACCCGGCGGGTCGCGCCTCGTCCAGGCCGACGTCGCCGCGCGCCTTCGGGTCAGCACGACACCGGTGCGCGAGGCGCTGCGGGACCTCGTCACCGAGGGCCTCGTCGAGTTCGATCCCCACCGCGGCGCCGTCGTGCACAAGCCGAACCTCGAGGAGGTCCTCGAGCTCTACGCCGTGCGCGAGCTCATCGAGCCCTTCGCGCTGCGCTTCGCCTACGCGCGCCGGCCCGACACCACGCTCGCCGAGGCGAGCGCGATCCAGGCGCAGCTCGACGAGACGACGGACCCGAGCACGTGGGCGGAGCTCAACTGGCGCTTCCACGAGGCGCTCATCGCGCCGGCGAGCCAACGCCTGCGCTCGATCGTGAAGATGCTGCACGACGCCTCCGCGCTCTACGTCGCCCGGGCCGTGACCGTCGACGCGGAGCGGATCGCGTCCGGCAACCGCGAGCACCACGAGATGCTGGCGGCGCTCAAGCGCGGCGACGTCGATACCGCCGCGAGCCACCTCAAGGCGCACATGAGCTCGACGCTCACCGGCATCCTGATCTTCGCGCGCACCGAGCTCGACGGGGAGGTCGCCACCGAGGGCGCGCCGGCCGGTGACGCCCGCTGAGCCCGTGGAGTACGTCAACCTCGGCGCCTGCGGGCTGCGCGTCTCCCGGCTGTGGCTCGGCATGATGAGCTACGCCGACCACAAGCTGCGCGACTGGGTGCTCGACGAGCGCGACGCGCTCCCGATCCTGCGCGCCGCGGTCGATGCCGGCATCACCTGCTTCGACACCGCCGACATCTACGAGAAGGGGGGCAGCGAGGAGCTCTGCGGGCGGCTGCTCCCCAAGCTCCTGCGCCGCGACGAGCTCGTCCTGGCGACGAAGGTCTTCCTGCCGCTCGAGCCGGGCGAGAACGCCGGCGGACTGTCGCGCAAGCACATCCTGTCCGCGATCGACGCCTCGCTGCGCCGCCTCAACATGGACTACGTCGACCTCTACCAGATCCACCGGTGGGATCCGCGCACGCCGATCGAGGAGACGATGGAGGCGCTCCACGACGTCGTGCGCGCCGGCAAGGCCCGCTACATCGGCGCCAGCAGCATGCGAGCCTGGCAGTTCGCCAAGGCGCAGCACGTGGCCGCGGTGAACGGCTGGACGCGTTTCGTGTCGATGCAGAACCACTACAACCTCCTCTACCGCGAGGAGGAGCGGGAGATGATCCCGCAGTGCATCGACCAGGGGGTCGGCGTCCTGCCCTGGAGCCCGCTGGCGCGGGGACGGCTCGCCGGCAACGTGACCCGCAGCGGCGAGCGCCGGACGGTGCGCGCTCGCTCCGACGCCTTCGCCGAGTCGCTCTACGACGAGCCCGCGGACTTCGACGTCATCGAGCGCGTCGCGGAGGTGGCGAGGGAGCTCGGCGCGACGCCGGCGCGCGTCGCCCTCGCGTGGCTGCTCGGCCGGCCGGGCGTGACGGCCCCGATCATCGGCGCGACGCGCCTCGAGCACCTCGAGGACGCGCTCGCGGCCCTCTCGCTCCGGCTCGAGCCCGAGGTGTGCCAGCGCCTCGAGTCCCCCTACCGGCCGCACGCGGCGCGCGACTACTACTGAGCGCGTCGCGCCCCGTCTTCTACGGCCGGGCCTGCAGCTCCTGCGGGCGGCCGCGCCGGACGAAGTGCGCGATCGACTGCGCCACGCCGGACTGGCCGCCGCGGCGGGACCCCCGCCGTGAGCTGATCACCACCGTCGCGATGATGATCGCGCCCTCGGCCATGAGCTCCTCGGGACTCGAGACGCCGAGGATGACGAGGGCGTTGCCGATCACGCCGAGCAGCAGGGAGCCGACGAGCGCCCCGACGACGCTGCCGCGCCCGCCGGTGAGCGCCGTGCCGCCGATGATCACGGCTGCGAGCACGTTGAGGAGGTCGGACGAACCGCCGAGCGTCGCCGTCGCCGTCGTGTACTGGCCGAGGTAGATGAGGCCGCCGAGGGCGCCCCCGAGCCCGGCGAAGATGAACACGAGGACGCGCACTCGCTTCGTCTTGATCCCCGAGAACCGGGCGGCCGCCGCGTTGCCGCCCGTCGCGAGCACCTGGCGGCCGGCGCGGGTGTAGCCGAGGACGTAGACGCCGAGCAGGACGGCTCCGAGCGTCCAGAACACCGTGACGCTGATCGGGCCGACGTGGCCCTGACCGAAGATGCGGATGTAGGCGCGGTTCGAGACGCTGAGGGTGGCGTCGTTGGCGATCACCTCGGCGTAGCCCGACAGGAACCCGAGCATGCCGAGCGTCACGACGAACGAGGGGATGTTGAGCCCGACGGTGACGATGCCGTTGATCAGGCCGACCCCGAATCCGAGCCCGAGCGCGGCGAGGACGGCGATGACGACGCCGTGGGTCGGCATCAGGATCGCCGCGACGTAGGCGGCGACCGGGATGACGTAGGCGAAGGAGAGGTCGATCTCGCCGGCGCAGATCACGAAGACCAGCGGCACCGCCATGACCGAGTCGGCGCACGTCGTGTTGACGATGCTGACGAGGTTCGTCGTGCTGAAGAACGACGTGTGGTTGAGGACGATGGCGAAGATCCCGACGAACGCCACGAGGACGATGACGAGCAGCCCGGCGTTCTCGCCGTGCAGCGTCTTCGAGGTCGTCTGGCGCAGCCAGCTCCTGAACGGCGACGACCCACCGGCCTCCCAGGCGGCGGGGACGGGCTCGGGCTCTTCGGTCCCGTGGCGAGCGCCGGCCTGCGGGGGCGCCGGCGTCAGCGTTCCTGGATGTCCGCTCTCACCTGATGACATCGACGGCGCCTCCGTTCGCACCTCTAGCCTCCCGCTGGCAGCGCCTGTGCATGCGCCGCTGCCAGCTGCGAGCGCCGCTGCATCTTCGCGAGGATCGTGGACTCGTCGAACTCGGGCGTGCCTCGCCCGATGCTCTCCTGGATCGTCCCGTCCGACAGGACGAGGATGCGGTCGGCGACGGTCAGCAGCTCGTGCAGGTCCGAGCTGACCCACAGCGCAGCGTTGCCGGCGGCGACGAACTCGTGCACGTAGCGGGCGACGTCGCGCGAGGCGCCGATGTCGACGCCGAAGGTCGGCTCGTCGAGCAGGAGCAGGCGCGCGTCGGTCTGCACCGCCTTGGCGATGACCACCTTCTGCTGGTTGCCCCCGGAGAGCTCGGACACGACCTGGTCCGGGCCCTTCGCGCGGATGCCGAGCTGCTGCATGGCGCTGCGAGTCCGCCGCCGGGCACGCGACATGCGCAGCACCCCCCACGACCGAAGTCGGTCGAGCACCGACAGCGCCACGTTCTCCACGATCGCGCTCGACAGGACGAGGCCGTGCACGGCCCGGTCCTCGGGAATGAGGTAGATGCCGCGCCTGATCGCATCGGCCGGGTGCCCGGGCCGCACGGGCCTGCCGAACAGCCGGACCTCGCCGGCCGCCGGGCGGATGTCCCCGTAGAGGACCTTGAGGAGCGTGGACCGCCCGCTTCCCGCGAGCCCGACGAGACCCACGATCTCGCCTGGCAGCACCTCGAAGGAGACGTCGTGCAGCTTGCCGGGCACGAGGAGCGACCGGACCTCGAGCGCGACCTCGCGGCCCTCCCCGGGTCCCGTCCCCGTGGCCGCGGACTGGCGCGCCTGCGACGCGTACTGCTGGGCGAGCGCCGAACTCTCGCCGACGATCGCGGTGATGAGCTCGTCGATGTTCGTCTGCTGCGTCGGGCACGACAGCGTGACGCGTCCCTCGCGCAGGCACGTCACGAAGTCGGCGATGTCGAAGACCTCGCCGAGGTGGTGCGTGATGAGGACGACGCCGACGCCCGTCGCCGCTGTCGCCCGGATCACCTTGAACAGGTCCTGGACCTCGCTCCCGCCGAGGGGTCCGGTCGGCTCGTCGAGGATGATGAGCCGGCGGGCGACGCGCAGCGCCTTCGCCACCTCGAGCATCTCCTGCTCGACGGCGCTCATCTCGCCGACGCGGCGGCCGAGGAGCGCCGGCGAGACGCCGAGGCGAGCGCAGATCTCGGCAGCCTGCCGGTACTCGACGCCCCGGCGGATCCGGCGCGTGATGCCGCGCACCTCGTTGTTCAAGAACAGGTTGTCGAGGCCGCTGAGCGTGGGCACGAGGCTCCGCTCCTGGTAGACCATGCCGACGCCGAGCGACCGCACGAGCGAGGGCGTTGGTCGCCTGAGGACGTGACCGCCGAGAAGGATCTCGCCGGCGTCGGCCTGGTGCACGCCCTGCAGGATCTTCATGAGCGTCGACTTGCCCGCGCCGTTGTGGCCCACGACCGCGTGAATCTGGCCGGGCTGGACGGCGAGGCTCACGTCCTGGAGGACGTAGGTCCCGGCGAAGCTCTTGTAGATGTGCCGCAGCTCGACAGCCGGCACTGGCGAAGTGGCCGACATCAGGACTTCCCCTCGGGTCCCTTCCGGCACCGGCGCGGCCCCCGCTCGCCCGCGCCCTTGACCCACGCACAGCATGCCACAGCGGCGGGCACCTCGGTTCCCGGGGCCCGCACTGCGTCAGGGCCGACAGCGTCCTTCGACGGCGGGGGGCCGCCCGCCCGGCGGGTCGTCCGACCCGTCGGGCGGTGCGGCCCCCGGATGCCGGTGTTCAACACGACACCCGTTGCGGCCTCAGCAGTCGGCCGGCGGGCACGGGATGTTCGGCCCGTGCATGTAGATCCAGGCGTTCCGGTAGTTCTTCGACGTGACCGCGTCCGTGGGGACGATGACGAAGCGCGGGTACTTCGCGTGGATCGCGCGCAGCGCACCGAGCGCCGCCATGATCCGGCCGCCGTCGTAGATGTTCTGGGCCATGTCGACGGTGATCAGGCCGCCGTGGGCGAGGGAGTGCGTCCCGGCCTCGGCGAGGTCCATCGTCACGACCTTCACCTTGTTCTGCAGGTGCAGCGCCGTGATGGCAGCCGCCTCGCCGAGCGCGGGCGGGTTCTCCCACGGGGCGAAGATGACCTGCACGTTCTTGTGCGTCTGCAGGAACGACTCGGTGTAGGACTCGGCGCTCGTCGCCGTCGGGCTCGAGAAGCCGGAGTTCGTGCACGAGGCGCACGCCGGTCCGTTGGCCGCGACGACGTGGATGTTCGGGTACTTCTTCAGGCCGTCGAGCAGGCCGCTCTCGCGCAGCAGGATCGCCTGGACGTCGTTGATCCAGTGGATGTACCCGAGCGTGACCCCGTGCGGGTACTTGTCGTGGATCGCCTTGGCCATCTGCAGACCCAGGTAGTACCAGTCGTAGCCGACCAGCGCGTTCAACTGGCCGCTGGGCCCGAGCGCGAGGCCCGGGCCGTCGTTGCCCCACGAGATGAGGATCTTGTGGGCGCGGATCACCGGGCCCATGAGGCTCGCCATCTGCGACGGGTTGAGCGTGCCACCCGCGATCACGATGTCGGGGTTGAGCGGCATGACGGCGCTCACGTCACCGGCGACGCCGGTGGGCGAGAACTCGGAGTCGGTGACCCGGATGAGCCGCACGCCGAGCGCGTTGAACTCGTTCCGGATGCCGTCGATCATCGCCTGGTTGTAGGTGACGTTGCTCCAGTTCAAGAAGACGGCCTTGAGGTGCAGCTTGCAGATCCGCTGCGCCTGGGCCGGCGTGATCTTCACCTGCGTGTAGGGAACCGGGAAGATCGAGGCCGCCGAGGCCGGTCCCCCCCAGTCCTTCGCCGAGTCGTGCACCTTGATGAGCGACGGCGGCGGCAGCGTCGTCGCCGGGTCGAGGTTCGCCGGCAGGGTCGGGTTCGGCAGGAAGTGCGCCTTGGCGCAGTTCGTGACGAGACCGCCGGGCTTGGGCAGGAACGCCGGCCGGCTCGTGGCGCTGGCGGGCACTGCCAGGGGCGCGACCAGCCCGAGGAGCCCGACGGCCCCCGCGAGGGGCCAGGCGGCCCTGCGGAATCGACGCTTCAGTCTCACGTGCTCTCCCCCATGCTCGGGCGCGCCGGACCGTCGCCACCCGGACGACCCCGGCTCTCGCCATTTCTTGTAAATTGCATAATACCTCGGTTACCGCTCGTCAAGGAGGTCGAGGCGCTCGGTCAGCGACTCGCCGAGCGGTCGAAGGCCAGGACGTAGACGCCGCTGTTCTTCTCCGACACGTAGATCACGCCGCGCCGGTCGACGAGGACGTCCTCGGCCTGGTGCACGAGGGTCGTCGGGAGCGGCCCCCGCCGCTCGGTGGGGTCGTCCGGGATGAAGTAGCCGACGATGTGCGGGTCGCGTGGGTCGCGCACGTCGTAGATCTGCAGGCCGGCGTTGAAGTAGGTGAGGTAGACGAGGTCGTCGTTCGGCGCCAGGCAGGCGAGCCCCTGGTGCTGGTGCTGGTTGTGCGGACCGAACCTCCCGCCCTTCTCGCAGAAGCTCGGGGCGTCGTAGCCGGGGGGGACCCGGGGCTGGGGGAAGAGCGCGAGGAGGACCGGGTCCTCCTCGTCGCTCACGTCGACCGTGCCCGCGAAGCCCGCCGGCTCGTCGCAGCGCTCCCGCAGGGCCTCGCTGTTCACGACGACGACGTCGCGTCCCGGGAGCGGCACCGCGGAGTGGAGCGCGATCGTGCTCCCGAGCGGGGGGTGGAAGGGCAGGTTGGACACGAGGCGCGGGGCACGCACGTCCTCGACGTCGAGGATCACGAGACCGCCGCGCATCCACGGGCAGTAGGCCCTCGTCCCGAGCACGTAGGCCCCGCCGTGCAGCGAGAGCCCGTGGCTCGGGTGCTCCTCGCTCGGGTAGGGCCTGCCGCGACGCAGCCGGCGCAGGTCGTCGGACGAGTACTGCTCGCCGCCGGCGCGGTGCTGCCCTGGGTACCACCAGGTCCCGAGGTGGCGAGGCGAGGCCGGTTCGGAGATGTCGACGGTCGCATAGACGTGGCCGTCGAAGCCGGGAAGGGTCGTGGTCGCGTGGACGACGTCGCCCCCGTTGTAGAAGTTGCGGTGCGTACCGCTCGCCCCGCTGCGCCACTGGCCGAGCAGGCGCGGGTCGTCGGGCTCGGAGACGTCCCAGACGAAGAAGCCGTCCATCGGCTCGGCGTCCGAGCCGCCCGCCGACCAGCCAGGGGGGACGTGCTCGAGCGCGGTGATCATCTTGCCGTCCGCGACCTGCACCTGGATGGTCCAGGTGTTCGGAGGACCCTCGACCCAGCGCAGGAAGCGCGGGCGCTCCGGCTCGGTGACGTCCACGATCGACCATCCCGAGTGCCACAGCGCCGCGACGTACAGGAAGAATCGTCCGTCGCGCTCTTGCAGCGCGAGCTTGAAGCTCGAGCGTCCCTGCAGGTCCTCGTACGCCAGGAGCTCGACGTTCTCGCTCCACACGGAAGGGTCCTCCCCTCGCTCGTCCCCAGGCGCGGGCGTCGCCCTAGGCCGGTCGGCGCCGCTCGCTCCAGAGCCGCTCGAAGGACGAGACGCACCGCCGGCACACCTCGTAGGGATCGAGCGCCCAGACGGAGTCCGGGACCGCGCTGCCGAAGCGCCCGTCGTCGGAGAACACCTCGACGTCGTACCATCCGTCGTAGCCGGCAGCGTCGAGCACGCCGAAGATCGACCGCAGGTCGATCTTCCCGTCCCCCGGCAGCCGCCGGTCGCACCACCCCAGGTAGGGATCGCGCCGGTCGTTGATCTGGACGCCGACCAGCCGGTCGGCGAACCGTGCGAGGTCCGCCTCGATCCCCGGGAGGTCCCAGAAGTGCCAGGTGTCGGCGATCACCGCGACGTTCGGCTCGCCGACGTCGTCGATGAGCCGCACCGTGTCGGGCAGCGTGGTCACGAGCGAACCGGCGTCCGCGCGGTACGGCTCGAGCCCGATGGTGATCCCGAGGCTGGCCGCGAAGCGGGCCACGGTGCGCAGCCCCTCGACCGTCACGCGGCGCATCTCCTCGACGTCGCGTCCGCGCGGGTCGCCCGTCACGCACAGGACGGCGACCGGGTCGAAGGCCGCCAGGCGCTCGATCGACGCACACATCGCCTTCACCCGCTCGGCAGGCTCGCTCGGCTCGGTGAAGTAGGCGTCCGGGTAGACCGAGGGAACGGTCCCGGTGCACAGCGTGGCTCGCAGGCCAGCCTCGCGCACCGCGGCGACGACGTCGTCGTCCCGGCCGGAGGGCGGGAGCTTGAACTCCCAGATGCCGATGCCCGGAGCACCAGCCGCCTTGCACGCCGCGATGTCGACCTCGACGGGGGCGCCGTAGGTCGTCACGGCAGCGATCGACAGACGTGGCAGCGACATCTCGCGTCCCCCCTGGAACGAGGCTGACGGCCCAACGGCCATCAGATATCCTACACGATCTGCTCAGATCGGGCCGGCCCGGACGGCGCCGTGCCCGTCGGCACAACACCCGGGCAGCCGCCCGCCGGCGGCGAGCCAGCGAGCAAGGGGGCTTGAGGTGGCGACGAACGTGATCGTGACCGGCGCGGCCGGCGGGATGGGCGCGGCGACGGTGCGCCTGCTCGCCGAGCGGGGCGTCAACGTTCTGGCGGTGGACCGCGACGCGGAGGCGCTCGAGCGCCTCGCGAGCGAGCTCGACGGCAAGGGCTGCGAGATCGTCGGGCGAGTCGCCGACGTCGGCAGCGCGACCGACGTGAAGGCGTTCGTCGACGAAGCCGCCGAGCGGTGGGGCGGGCTCGACGGGATCTTCAACATCGCCGCCATCCTCGGCGAGTTCGCGCCGATCACCGAATCCTCCGACGAGGGCTTCGACGAGGTGATCCGGGTGAACACGAAGAGCGCCTGGTACGGCATGAAGTACGCCATCCCGCACCTCATCGCGCGCGGCGGTGGCGCCGTCGTGAACACCGGGTCCTACCTGGCCTGGCACGGCTGCGGCCTGCTCGGTCCGTACAACGCGTCGAAGCACGCGCTCGTCGGTCTCACGAAGACGGCGGCGATCGAGTACGCGAAGTACAACGTGCGCGTCAACATCATCTGCCCCGGCTCGATGGACACGAAGATGAACATCGACACCGCCGCGGGCTTCCACCCCGAGGACCCCGAGGCGGGTCTGCGCGAGCTCGCCGCGAACACCTTGACCGGCCGGGTCACCCGCCCGGAGGAGGTGGCCACCGTCGGCGTCTTCCTCCTCCTCGATGCACCGATCCAGATGACTGGTGCGCTCGTGCCGGTCGACGGCGGCTACTCGGCGAAGTAGGGCGCTACGCGCAGAGGTTCCCCGTCGGGCCCCAGCGGAAGAACTGCTCGGGCACGAGCTCGTCGGGCAGCTGGCCGCGCACCTCGTCCCACAGGCGCGCCCAGGCGGCGGGATCGGCCAGGGCGGACGCGGGCGCTGCCGCGGAGCGCGCGACGAAGGCCGGGAACAGCGGCCGGCCCGTCGCCTGCCCCGTCGGCTGGTAGCGCAGGTCGAGGCTGACTCGCACGTCCGACTCGCTCGTGTTGTGGAGCGAGGCGTGCACGGTGCGCCGGTCGAGGAAGACGACGCTGCCGGCCGGCACCTCGAGCGCGACGGGCTCGCCGAGCTCGCAGACGAGCTCGGCCGGTATCTCGTACTGGTTGACCTGGAGGCAGTGGCGAAGGACCGGCGCGCGCTGCGAGCCGGGGACGACCTGGAGACAGCCGTTGCGCACCGTGGCGTCGGTGACCGCCACCCACGCGGTCACGAGGCAGGTGTCGTCGGCCTCGGCGAGCACCACACCGCTGTCTTGGTGCCAGGGGACCATCGCGGCGAGGAAGCCGGCGTCGCGCGGCATCGCCGCCTGCGGCAGCTTGATCCGCAGGTGCTGCACCGGGTTGCAGGTCACCTCGGGACCGACGAGGCAGGCGACGGCGTCGAGCAGGCCCGGGTCCACGAGGACGTCGAAGACGCTCCGGCGGGTGTTCATCGGCGTGTCGCGATCGACGTGGCCGCGCACGGGGAGGCTGATGTCGAAGTGCTGGCTGTGGTCGCGACCGGTCGCTCGCGCCAGCTCGACGAGCTGGCGCTGCCAGGGGAGCGCGGCGACCGCCGCCTCGACCTCGCCACGTTCGATGGCCGCGGCGACGAGCCCGACGGCGATCTCGGCGCAGTCGTCCAGCACGGCGGCGAGGCGCGCCGCGCCGACGACGCCCTCGACGACGAGGTAGCCGTCCTCGAAGAAGCGGCCCAGCTGGTCGGCACCGAGCGTTGCCATCCGCAC
Proteins encoded in this region:
- a CDS encoding substrate-binding domain-containing protein, with the translated sequence MRLKRRFRRAAWPLAGAVGLLGLVAPLAVPASATSRPAFLPKPGGLVTNCAKAHFLPNPTLPANLDPATTLPPPSLIKVHDSAKDWGGPASAASIFPVPYTQVKITPAQAQRICKLHLKAVFLNWSNVTYNQAMIDGIRNEFNALGVRLIRVTDSEFSPTGVAGDVSAVMPLNPDIVIAGGTLNPSQMASLMGPVIRAHKILISWGNDGPGLALGPSGQLNALVGYDWYYLGLQMAKAIHDKYPHGVTLGYIHWINDVQAILLRESGLLDGLKKYPNIHVVAANGPACASCTNSGFSSPTATSAESYTESFLQTHKNVQVIFAPWENPPALGEAAAITALHLQNKVKVVTMDLAEAGTHSLAHGGLITVDMAQNIYDGGRIMAALGALRAIHAKYPRFVIVPTDAVTSKNYRNAWIYMHGPNIPCPPADC
- a CDS encoding aminopeptidase P family N-terminal domain-containing protein — encoded protein: MASFGTVGMDWQERINWARMREYRLGRAREAMRRHGLGAILCMYDENVRYITSTLTPGWNRLKPGLRYAILVEGREPILYEQGD
- a CDS encoding ABC transporter permease; the protein is MSSGESGHPGTLTPAPPQAGARHGTEEPEPVPAAWEAGGSSPFRSWLRQTTSKTLHGENAGLLVIVLVAFVGIFAIVLNHTSFFSTTNLVSIVNTTCADSVMAVPLVFVICAGEIDLSFAYVIPVAAYVAAILMPTHGVVIAVLAALGLGFGVGLINGIVTVGLNIPSFVVTLGMLGFLSGYAEVIANDATLSVSNRAYIRIFGQGHVGPISVTVFWTLGAVLLGVYVLGYTRAGRQVLATGGNAAAARFSGIKTKRVRVLVFIFAGLGGALGGLIYLGQYTTATATLGGSSDLLNVLAAVIIGGTALTGGRGSVVGALVGSLLLGVIGNALVILGVSSPEELMAEGAIIIATVVISSRRGSRRGGQSGVAQSIAHFVRRGRPQELQARP
- a CDS encoding sugar phosphate isomerase/epimerase family protein; translation: MAVGPSASFQGGREMSLPRLSIAAVTTYGAPVEVDIAACKAAGAPGIGIWEFKLPPSGRDDDVVAAVREAGLRATLCTGTVPSVYPDAYFTEPSEPAERVKAMCASIERLAAFDPVAVLCVTGDPRGRDVEEMRRVTVEGLRTVARFAASLGITIGLEPYRADAGSLVTTLPDTVRLIDDVGEPNVAVIADTWHFWDLPGIEADLARFADRLVGVQINDRRDPYLGWCDRRLPGDGKIDLRSIFGVLDAAGYDGWYDVEVFSDDGRFGSAVPDSVWALDPYEVCRRCVSSFERLWSERRRPA
- a CDS encoding GntR family transcriptional regulator, translating into MSPAEPETSAPRTRRPARPRSASDFLDDTLGRRTAHELVREHLRRAILSGAAPGGSRLVQADVAARLRVSTTPVREALRDLVTEGLVEFDPHRGAVVHKPNLEEVLELYAVRELIEPFALRFAYARRPDTTLAEASAIQAQLDETTDPSTWAELNWRFHEALIAPASQRLRSIVKMLHDASALYVARAVTVDAERIASGNREHHEMLAALKRGDVDTAASHLKAHMSSTLTGILIFARTELDGEVATEGAPAGDAR
- a CDS encoding sugar ABC transporter ATP-binding protein; its protein translation is MPAVELRHIYKSFAGTYVLQDVSLAVQPGQIHAVVGHNGAGKSTLMKILQGVHQADAGEILLGGHVLRRPTPSLVRSLGVGMVYQERSLVPTLSGLDNLFLNNEVRGITRRIRRGVEYRQAAEICARLGVSPALLGRRVGEMSAVEQEMLEVAKALRVARRLIILDEPTGPLGGSEVQDLFKVIRATAATGVGVVLITHHLGEVFDIADFVTCLREGRVTLSCPTQQTNIDELITAIVGESSALAQQYASQARQSAATGTGPGEGREVALEVRSLLVPGKLHDVSFEVLPGEIVGLVGLAGSGRSTLLKVLYGDIRPAAGEVRLFGRPVRPGHPADAIRRGIYLIPEDRAVHGLVLSSAIVENVALSVLDRLRSWGVLRMSRARRRTRSAMQQLGIRAKGPDQVVSELSGGNQQKVVIAKAVQTDARLLLLDEPTFGVDIGASRDVARYVHEFVAAGNAALWVSSDLHELLTVADRILVLSDGTIQESIGRGTPEFDESTILAKMQRRSQLAAAHAQALPAGG
- a CDS encoding cyclase family protein — its product is MRLIDLSQDIYEGMMVYPGHSKTALWDHASHEETASRFEGGFSFQTKAFTMNDNGPTHVDSFSHLDPTPGALTIDQMPLELFMGTGVCLDVSDVPARTDIEASHLDEANDRSPEKVAPGDVLLLYTGTWNRYRGERRYLTEHPGLGESGSQWILDHGVKIFGVDSPTPDNPVSRTYPCHMMCRRSSITHYENLANLDQVAGRRFTFIGFPLKLRGAHGGPTRAVALVED
- a CDS encoding aldo/keto reductase codes for the protein MTPAEPVEYVNLGACGLRVSRLWLGMMSYADHKLRDWVLDERDALPILRAAVDAGITCFDTADIYEKGGSEELCGRLLPKLLRRDELVLATKVFLPLEPGENAGGLSRKHILSAIDASLRRLNMDYVDLYQIHRWDPRTPIEETMEALHDVVRAGKARYIGASSMRAWQFAKAQHVAAVNGWTRFVSMQNHYNLLYREEEREMIPQCIDQGVGVLPWSPLARGRLAGNVTRSGERRTVRARSDAFAESLYDEPADFDVIERVAEVARELGATPARVALAWLLGRPGVTAPIIGATRLEHLEDALAALSLRLEPEVCQRLESPYRPHAARDYY
- a CDS encoding sugar phosphate isomerase/epimerase family protein, producing the protein MAARDTQVEPRLSISAATTYDASYEEDLAGYAAAGVAGIGIWEYKIVGRDDAALVDALEASGLRATVCVPGAPSMFPNTLFPAPADPRDRLASLRASIKRFARFNPASCLVLASFPPDDDPERARPVIVDGLRAAAETAGEAGVRLVLEPLRRELGTLAVLPSEALALIEEVGATNIDLLLDTWHFWDLPGIREELAAHVGRIGAVQINGRAPQPRSWCDRLLPGEGVIDLPGFIATLESAGYRGWYDVEVFSDNGRYGERYPDSLWALPAAEVARRAVEGFRRAWAAYEQR